From a region of the Brevibacterium siliguriense genome:
- a CDS encoding low temperature requirement protein A: MTAQNSAAPLFRLSPMRPRDPGEEGRAASMLELFFDLVFVIAVSIASSHLHDAITAGRLGDGVVSYLLVFFGIWWAWMNFTWFATSFDTDDWLYRVLTIVQMGGVLILAAGIGPVFEDRDFRLLIAGYVLMRIIMISQWLRASRGAGSARWTTIVYAAGIGIVQILWVAWLAIDVPVFSAVGVGVLILAEVAVPVIAEVRGKTPWHPHHITERYGCFTIIVLGESLLASANTVFDALGEVDDIGPLISLGVLSLIVTAAMWWIYFWPPHHRAIGSLGGSLKYGYGHFFIFAAAGAFSAGVGVEADSQLGASALDPVLATFTVSVPIAVFVLGVWALAIRANANAVVNSVVPACALLVLLDPIIPVPTFLTTFFMVIIVITLVVFPPLDDSGKTGAEAVVR; the protein is encoded by the coding sequence ATGACCGCACAGAACTCAGCAGCACCACTGTTCCGCCTCAGTCCGATGCGTCCGCGCGATCCGGGCGAAGAGGGCAGGGCTGCCAGCATGCTCGAACTCTTCTTCGACCTCGTCTTCGTCATCGCCGTCTCGATCGCGTCCTCACACCTGCATGACGCGATCACGGCGGGCCGCCTCGGTGACGGTGTGGTGAGCTATCTGCTCGTGTTCTTCGGGATCTGGTGGGCGTGGATGAACTTCACGTGGTTCGCGACCTCATTCGACACCGATGACTGGCTCTACCGGGTGCTCACGATCGTGCAGATGGGCGGGGTGCTTATCCTCGCCGCCGGCATCGGGCCGGTCTTCGAGGACAGGGACTTCCGGCTGCTCATCGCCGGCTATGTGCTGATGCGCATCATCATGATCTCCCAATGGCTGCGCGCTTCCCGCGGCGCCGGATCCGCCAGGTGGACGACGATCGTCTACGCGGCGGGCATCGGCATCGTCCAGATCCTGTGGGTGGCATGGCTGGCCATCGACGTTCCCGTATTCAGCGCCGTGGGCGTCGGTGTGCTCATCCTCGCCGAAGTGGCGGTGCCCGTCATCGCCGAAGTCCGCGGCAAAACCCCTTGGCATCCGCATCACATCACCGAACGCTATGGCTGCTTCACGATCATCGTCCTCGGCGAAAGCCTCCTGGCCTCGGCGAATACCGTGTTCGACGCCTTGGGCGAGGTCGACGACATCGGCCCCCTGATCTCGCTGGGCGTCCTCAGTCTCATCGTCACCGCCGCAATGTGGTGGATCTACTTCTGGCCGCCGCACCACCGGGCGATCGGCAGCCTCGGCGGATCGCTCAAGTACGGCTACGGCCACTTCTTCATCTTCGCCGCGGCAGGAGCGTTCTCCGCCGGAGTCGGGGTCGAAGCCGATTCGCAGCTCGGCGCCAGCGCCCTCGACCCGGTGCTGGCGACGTTCACGGTCTCCGTGCCGATCGCCGTGTTCGTCCTCGGGGTGTGGGCGCTCGCGATCCGCGCGAACGCCAACGCCGTCGTCAACTCAGTGGTGCCGGCCTGTGCGCTGCTCGTCCTCCTCGACCCGATCATCCCGGTTCCGACGTTCCTCACGACGTTCTTCATGGTCATCATCGTCATCACCCTCGTC